The Bacillales bacterium genome segment TAGAAAATGCTGACAACCGGCAACAATAAAAACTCGTAGAGCGGGCTCGTGTCGAAATAATTGTCAAACAACCCGATTGGATAGGTAACCATGTCGTTTTCGACGACGATCACGCCAAAAAACGTCGAAAAATACGAAGTCAGAAAGAAAACGATCAGCCATTCTTTCATCGGCGGTTTTCTTACAGCATACCCAAACAGGAAAAGGCCGAATACAAGCAAAGCCCAGAGAAAACCTTTTTGGATGGAAACGTCAAATGGAGACATATCGACCCTCCCCGTCAACTGGGGATTATTATGCCTCTTTGACCGTAATCTTATGTGGTTTTCGCATAAAGACACATATCCATTAAGCAGCCGTCCGAATGACGGTCCATGTTTTTCATGATTCCTTCCAACCGGTATCCAAGCTTTTCCGGTATGCTGCGGCTCGCTTTGTTTTCAGTGGCCGCGCGAATCTCGACGCGGTTCGCCTTCAACGTGTCAAATGCAAAGCGGCTCATTGCTTCGGCTGCTTCACTCATGTAACCTTTGCCGGCGGCATCCGTTCGCATCCAGTAGTACATTTCCAGTTTCGGGATCTCCCAGTCGATCGGACTAAAGCCGATTACGCCAAGAAACGCCTTCTTGTCTTTTGTATAAATGTGATACCGCAAGGCTTTTCGCAATATGAAATCGCTGTAGGCTTTGCGAACGTTTTTCTCCGACTCTTCGATTGTTTGTTCTTTCCGTGCGAAATGAAGCCACGGTTTCAGTTCGGCAGCCGACTCCCGTACCGCTTCATGGACGACTTTTCCTTCGCCGGGGCGAGGGACGTGAAGCCACAACCGATCGGTTTTCAATTCTGTCGGAATCTCCAACAATATCGGATCCATGTCCAACCTCCTGTTTTTCGTTACTGAACACGCTCGATTTTCGGATGCGGCCGGCTTTCATCGAAGGTTAGCCGGTACACGTCCGGATTTGACAGCCGGCTCCACAAATCGAAACCGACATTCGGCTTAAAGTGCTTCACCATTAAAGCCAGCAAGCCTCCATGCGTGACCATCACAGCATTCTTTGGATCTGCGTCCAACACATCGCGGACAACCGTGATCCCCCGCGTCATCGCCTCCCGCCCTGTTTCGCCCCCTTCGTGGCAAATATCGAGATCGGCAAACGAGTTTTTGAGGCGCACCAGCCAATCGTCAAGCGGCCGCCCGCTCAACACCCATTCGATCAGGCGATTGTCTTTTTCAATCGTGAGCGACGCCGCTTTGCTGAAAGGACGAATCGATTCGACTGCACGCGTGAACGGGCTTGAGACGATTCGCTCGATCCCGCACGCGGATAACTTCTCCGCTAATTGCACAGCCTGCTCCTTTCCTTCGTCTGTCAACTTAGCGGTCATTTGTTGGCCCTCGGCCTGGCAATGCCTTACTAGATAAATGCGTTTCACCCTTCTTCCTCCATTTCCCCTCCTTTTGTTTGTTCGCTTTCGTTTGCCAAAACCCTCCCTTTTTCGGCTTTCACGGAATTGTTTGACAAAATCGATCGTTAGGAAATCAAGATGCGACGAAAATATTCCCCGTCGATCAGGCAATCGGCAAGCATGTTTCGATACAGGGAAACAATTCCGATCATGCCCGCGATTTGTACCGGTTCATGCTCCGCGGCCAGCTTGTTCACCGTTATGTCGACCGGATGCGGCAAATGATTC includes the following:
- a CDS encoding histidine phosphatase family protein yields the protein MKRIYLVRHCQAEGQQMTAKLTDEGKEQAVQLAEKLSACGIERIVSSPFTRAVESIRPFSKAASLTIEKDNRLIEWVLSGRPLDDWLVRLKNSFADLDICHEGGETGREAMTRGITVVRDVLDADPKNAVMVTHGGLLALMVKHFKPNVGFDLWSRLSNPDVYRLTFDESRPHPKIERVQ
- a CDS encoding CBO0543 family protein is translated as MSPFDVSIQKGFLWALLVFGLFLFGYAVRKPPMKEWLIVFFLTSYFSTFFGVIVVENDMVTYPIGLFDNYFDTSPLYEFLLLPVVSIFYCQTTSHASWSGILRQGIGYTTVLTAGETILERYTNLVHYNSWTWQSSYVSIFALLFAVRVLLAAIRRREQSESRG
- a CDS encoding GNAT family N-acetyltransferase, with product MDPILLEIPTELKTDRLWLHVPRPGEGKVVHEAVRESAAELKPWLHFARKEQTIEESEKNVRKAYSDFILRKALRYHIYTKDKKAFLGVIGFSPIDWEIPKLEMYYWMRTDAAGKGYMSEAAEAMSRFAFDTLKANRVEIRAATENKASRSIPEKLGYRLEGIMKNMDRHSDGCLMDMCLYAKTT